The sequence gtttatttacaaatatcattgaaatactaatataatattaaaaatatacaaacatcaacttactataatttaattttaaagttgtttataGTTTTTGTCATAAGGAATTATTATCAatcttattaaatgaaatctgAACTAATGTGATAAAGCCCAATTtatatgtcaaaaattaaaataggtgaattttaaattaaagacaaacAATACATTTagtttgtaattcaaattttattttcaatctttattcctgtaaaagaaaaaaaaaatcattagtaatatagcatatagaaatttattgcttaaaaaggaaaaattagaaCCAAATGTTaagaagcatataaaaatatactagcCAACTGtaattttaagttcaattttttatattatcgtaaaaattaaacattttccaaCAATCTTTTggcattataaatattcaaatatattagaataaaaacaagtctgtttttgtaataaatgctaataaattaataacactGTATTTATAGCCAATTCATAAATGAATGGATAATTACTCAATAGATGAATTACCTCGGGTATTTCCAATTCTCCATTATCTATCTGTTTTATTAAATCCTGTGGATGGCAATTGTCAATTGTGCACCCAACTGATTGACTTGTTCCAAGGATTTCTTTCACTGTACCCGACAATTTTTTTGCCATAGATCTAGGTCGCATGGTTCTTGCAATAGTAATTATATCATCAAAAGTAATATTACCATTATGTTTCACTGGAAGAGaatgaaagtttcaaaataacattttattaaggCTTCAGATACTAGTCTAAttccaattttcataatttcatgaGCCATAAAATTATCAGATTATGAATTTAATTCAGATATAAAAGTCTTTATGTAGTAAAATTATGgctgacaaatttttgaatatattattaacagtAAAACAgcccaaattaattttattttgtaaccatgcatttatatttaatttaaaaacaagcttaattttaaaaaactatttctagagcaataaatttaatcaaaccattcaaagtaaatcattttttttataagtgcaATATGAATTACTTTGGGTAAATGAGTGAATAAACAATGACACCAGTTATTCATCAATGATTTTTACAACTGTTATTTGCAAAAATCACTAATGTCGCTTATACAAAGAAGATATATAGCAAAACATATTCTTCTTTgcattttaagcttttaattttgCTACCTTTACTACTCTACACACAATAGAAACATGTGGTACAGTGAAAAAGGGTAGCTTAATATTAATTCTGCAAACAATCAAATTGGATTTTTCAATCTACAaggctttttatatatatattttccaactTCAGATGGATAAAATAGATTACAAACACATAAAAAAGATTtgatcaattatattaaaaattattttctgtaagcCGTGAGTTAGAAGCAGAAATTAGTTAATGAATTAGATTAATATAATTCCAATAAGGGAATTGAAAACTAATGCCCATTAttagaattaagaaaattctGACCAAGCCAACTAGAAACAATTTATTaactaaagaaataaagttaaacattttaattgtttatagaaggaaaaaaattctcaatttggAGCAGCTCAACAGccacataaaagtttaaatattagaTCTAAAAGTTATAAAAGAGTAACAATATcatattacacaatttttaagGAATACTAATGCATCTCACCATGCTTCACTTTCTTTCTGTCCCTTGGTGGTTCTTTTAATGCTCGGATTAACAAAGAAGCTGCACTGGGAACAACCTCAATCTGAGCATTTCTGTTCTGAATGACAagttttactgtaatttttagaCCTTTCCAATCAGCAGTCGCCTTGGCAATATCGTCTCCCACTTTTTTAGGGgactataataaaatgaatgtttaagattggaatataatttcataaacaatataaagttaatatatttaaagaaatatatctgTTAATTAATACGTgggaaatttcaatataaattatttattagaacgTTCAAACAGcatccattttaataaaatgtgcaaaattacTTCAAATCCAGGTATGTTCCTTGAAAACTAATCAGTATCATGCATGAGAGAAATTTTcaaagcaacattttttaaagtgtttagcTACATTCTTTCATCAATCTTTTACAACATCAAATagatgaataaagaaattaattagaattacacCAATTAGTTTTAAAACCCAATTTCAAGAtagataatttgataaaaataaaacaaagaagtttGAAGGATTTATTTTACATCCAgcttaaatattaatatgcataATTCATACTTTTACTTTCATAATACAGATGAAATATACCTGATAATCAAAGGGAGAAGAAAAGGAGATTAGGgggagaagaaagaaaaaagcttctctttatatatctttttccttttaaatacaaaagagcTATTAAAGCTTAAAACAATATCAGTAATAGAAATTAGACCCTCATTATTCTGCCTTTTCCCACAGAATATAAAATTACTCCATACTATTTGTTTCAGTATCACAAGACTACCACCTTTTGATGATTCTACCACAGTAAAGCACCTTGCACATTTCTAGAATTCTTCTACCTTGGTTTCTGCTCAATTTCATCCCACATGAGAGCACTGCATTGTTTCTcatacattgttttattttagatgaaaattgcATA comes from Argiope bruennichi chromosome 2, qqArgBrue1.1, whole genome shotgun sequence and encodes:
- the LOC129962010 gene encoding 60S ribosomal protein L12-like — translated: MPPKFDPNEIKTVYLRVVGGEVGATSSLAPKVGPLGLSPKKVGDDIAKATADWKGLKITVKLVIQNRNAQIEVVPSAASLLIRALKEPPRDRKKVKHVKHNGNITFDDIITIARTMRPRSMAKKLSGTVKEILGTSQSVGCTIDNCHPQDLIKQIDNGELEIPEE